CGCCTGGATTCCCCGCGCCGACGTGGAAGAAATGGCTGAGCGTATGCCACGGTGCGAGCTGGAGGTGGTCGAGGGCATCGGCCACTCCCTGAATGTGGAAGCACCGGACCGCTGTGCCCGGGTCGTGGAAGAGTTCCTGATAACAAACTGATCGAGGAGAGGATCATGCGCGAACTGAACCGAAAATCCCGTTATCCCGCGCTCGCCGCCATTCTTGCCGCGTCGGGCCTGCTGGTCGCCTGCCAGACCGCGCCGGGTCCCGAGCGCAGCTTCGAGGTCACCGACATGGAGACACCCCGGGTTGAGCCCGGGGAGGCGACCGAGAGCTTCTGGAAGGAGCGGGTGGTGTATCCCTTCCCGGTGGAGTACGCCACCGTGGCGGACGACCGGGGAATGGAATACGAGTTCGCCTACATGGACGAGTACCGGGGTGACGAGCCGGGCAACGCGCCGGTGCTGGTGCTGGTCCACGGCAAGGGGGCCAGTGCCGGCGGCTTCTCGTTGCTGATGCGTGACGCCCTGGAAGCCGGCATGCGGGTCATCGCCTTCGACCTGCCACATTACGGCAAGTCCATCCACGGCAATCTGGACCCGGAGACGTATACGCGGACCCTGCAGGACACCCGCGAAGCCGGTCGTGAGCTGCTCACGGAGCACCTTGGCGTGGATTCTGCCGTGTTCATGGGCCATTCCATGGGCGGTCAGTGGGCGGCGGGCTACGCTCTGGAATGGCCGGGCGACGTGGACAAGCTGATCCTGAAGGCCCCCGCCGGGCTGGAGGAGTATCCCCGCAACCTCAGTCTGCCCGGTGGTGAACTGCCGTGGATGGACCCGGCGTACAAGCGCGACTTCCAGCAGTGGCAATCCGTCTGGGAACCTCTCGGCCGGCTGGAGCAGGAGCGGGCGCAGACCGAGCAGCAGATCCGTGATTTCTACTACTTCCAGGAGCGTGATCCGGAGACCGGTGAGACGCGCCGTGCGGATGTCGGGTTCTTTCTGCAGGACAGCGATGATGCCCGGTTTCTTACCGAAACCCGGGTGGGCATGATCGACGGCCCCGAGGACGAGTACGAGGCCTGGATCATCGCCTTCGTGCGGGACATCTACACCATGGGCATCGAGGTCAATCGGGAAGCCGATGACAGTCTGGTGAAGCGGCTCAGTGAACTCGACATGCCGGTCTTCCTCGCACTGGGCGAGCAGGATCCGCTGATACCCACGACTGCTGCCAGCGGCAATGAGGATATGCGCTGGGACGTCGTGCGCCCGGCCCATGAGCGTCTGTCCGAGCAGGGTCCGGAACCGGTGGTGAAGTTCTATGACGAGGCCGCCCACTTCATTCACGTGGACATGCCCGAGGCCTTCAACGACGACGTGATCCGCTTCGTCTACGGTAACCGGATCAGCGGCACCGAAGACCCGGCCAACTATCGGGAACCGGCGGTTCAGCTCCCGGACGACGTGGAGGCGTTTCTCGAGCGTGACCGGGACGCCGTGCTTAGCGGTGACATGGATGCCATCATGGCCCTCTACCATCCGGATTATCTGGATCAGGGACGTGACCGTTCCGACCAGCGCCAGATGCTGTCCCAGGTGGTACCGGCCCTGAGCCGGTACGAGGTCCATCTCACCGGGTTCGAGCGCGATGGTGACGAAGCTGTCATCGAGGGCGTGGTGCGTACGAACTTCGGCAGCCAGGCGCTTCCCGATGGCGCCAGAATTATCCGGGAAGACGGCGACTGGTTGTGGTACGGCAACCAGCGGTGAAGCCCATGTGCCGGTGCCTACTGCGGGTGCCGGCTGTTCTGCCACGGAATGCCCCGGGGGGCTGAATGAGCACGACCATGGAACAGGAAACCATCAACGGTCTGGTCGTCGAGCGCGCCGGTGATTCCGGGCCGGCGATTCTGTTCGTCCACGGCTCCAGCGGCGGTTCGTGGTACTGGCACGGGTTCATGAGCTACTTCGCCGAACGGGGTTTCCGGAGTTATGCGGTGAACCTCCGTGGGCATGGTCCGAATCCGCCGCTGCCGGATCTCGGCAAGCTCTCCCTGCGGGATTACGTGGAGGACGTGCGCGGCGTGGTGGATGCCCTGGGGGAGGTGATCCTGGTCGGTCACTCCATGGGCGGCGCCATCGCCCAGGTGATCGCCCAGGACATGCCTCTGAAGGCGGCGGTGTTCGCCTCGTCGGCGCCGGTGGCCGGCGTCAAGTTCCAGAACCCGCCCATGAATCTCTGGTTCGCGTTGCACGGCATCAAGTCCATCCCGGCCATGCTGCGCAAGAAGTCCATCAAACCCGGCTACCGGGTGGCGGCGTCGTCCCTGTTCAACTGTTTCGAGAAGGAGCAACGCCGGGAGCTGTGGCAGAAGCTGCAGCCGGAGTCCGCGACGGTGGCGGTGGAGGTGCTTCGCGGCACCGTCGACGCCGACCTGAGTCAGGTGCGCTTCCCCATGCTCTGCATGGTGGGAACGGAAGACCGCACCACCATCCCTGCCATGGTGAAGGAGATCGCCGAGTATCACGGCGCGGCCTACCAGGAGCTGCCGGAGCACGGCCACATGTTCATGATCGAGCCGGGCTGGGAGGCGTGCGCGCAGGTGCTGGAGCGCTGGCTGGCGGAGCAGGTGACCGGCGGTACGTCCGCCGTCGACGCCGGAAGTCAGGGAGCGCCCTGACCGCACCGTCGAGCGGGCACGGAAAAACCAACGAATCCTAGCCCGTAGGGTGCATCTTGATGCACCATTTAAGGTGCTTCGATCAGCCAGAAAGGTGCATCAAGATGCACCCGACGGCGGGCGTGACCGGTCCTGTCGGCTAACGGAAGCCCCCGACGGTGCATCAAGATCCACCCTACGCATAGGCCGCGCGGCGGTTGCTCCACCACGCCAGGCTCACCGCCGGGATGAGCAGCGCGGCGCTGATCAGCGACAGTTCCAGGTTGGTGAGTGGCACTGGCCCGCCGCCAGGCACGGCGATGAGCATGCCGCCGATCACGAGCATCCCTCGGATGGGCCACTGCAGGATCGCATAGCGCCCGAGATCACCCACGAACAACAGGTAGCCCTGCATGGCGCTGGCGATGACCAGCACGCCGAACAGCGCCTGGGTGAGTACCAGCGCAATTTCCTGGAGTGAGCCCTGGAGGATCAGCGCCGGGTTGAGCACGAACAGGAACGGGATGAAGTAGATCACGCTGCCGAGCCGCATGGCCTGCAGGCCGGTCTGCATGGCGTTGGAGCCGGCGATGGTGGCTGCGGCGAAGGCGCCCAGCGCCACCGGTGGCGTAATGAAGCTCAGCATGCCCCAGTAGAGGATGAAAAGGTGCACCGCCATGGGGTTCATGCCGCCGCCCTGGATCAGCGCCGGCGCCAGCGCCACCGCCAGGAAGATGTAGGCCGCCGTGACCGTCATGCCGATGCCCATGATGAAACTGGTCAGCGCGCCCATGAGCAACAGCACCAGGATGTTGCCGCCCGCAATGTAGATCAGGTCGTTGGCGATGGTGCCGGACAGCCCGGTCATGGACAGCGCGCCGATCAGCAGGCCGATGCCGGCGAGAATGGCGATGAGCTCGGCGAACAGCTTGGCCGCCGAGGAGAAGAAGTTGAGCACCTCCTGCCAGCCCCAGCGCTGGTAGGGGAGCACCTGATTGATGAAAATCAGCAATGCTGTGGCGTAGAAGGGAGCGATGGCCTCACGCCGGAGGAAAAACAGCATCCAGATCAGCAGCACGAACACGAAAATGAAGTACCAGCCCTCCTTGAGGGTGCGTTTCAGCGACGGCAATTCCGAGCGCGGCAGGCCCCTGAGGTTGTTACGGGCGGCGTAGGCGTCGATCTGGATGAACAGCCCCAGGAAGTACAGTACCGAGGGCACCACCGCCGCCAGCGCAATGTGGCCGTAGGGCACGTTCAGGAAGGTGGCCATGATGAATGCGGTGGCGCCCATGACCGGCGGCATCAACACGCCGCCGGTGGAGGCGCACGCCTCGACACCGCCGGCGTAGGAGCGACTGAACCCGACCCGGCGCATGGCCGGGATCGACAGGACCCCGGTGGTCATCACGTTGGTGATGACGCTGCCGCTCATGGAGCCCATGAGGCCGCTGGAGAAGATGGCGACCTTGGCCGGGCCGCCGCGCACGTGCCCCAGCAGGCCGAAGGCCAGGTTAATGAAGAACTTGCCGCCGCCGGTGTGTTGCAGGGCGACGCCGAAAAGCAGAAAGCCGATCACCAGGTTGGCGAACGCCTGCAGCGGGATGCCCATGACGCTCTCGCGGCTCATGGCGTGGTAGATTGCGGTTTCCGACGCGCTTGCGGGGAATCCCTGGATGGGGCCGGGCATGACATCGGCGACCAGCGGGTAAAGGCTGGCCGCGGCGGCGATCAGGGCGATGGTCAGGCCGCCGGCGCGGCGCGTCGCTTCCAGGATCACGATCCAGAACAGGAACGACATGAAAATGGCGTGATCCGGCGCGCCGTATTCCCAGCCCCGGTCGAGAATCTGTTCGGCGTTGTAGACGAAATAGCCGCACACACCCAAAGCAAACAGGAACAGTGCCACGTCGTACCAGGGCACACGCGCGCGGCTCGCCCCGGGCCACATGGGCCAGAGGATGTACACCAGCGGCAGCATCAGCGTGACCACGGTGTAGAAGAACTGGGGCTCGACCCGTGTGATTACGGTGAAAAAGCCGAGGTTGAGCAGGTAATCCAGTGCGGTGAGCGTGAGGATCAGCGCTGCGAGTCGCGGCACCCAGGCCCAGAACCCCTGCAGTGTGCGAATGCCGGAGATCTGCTCTGGATCGGGTGGACGGGTTTCCACTGACGGAGTGCTCATTGCGGGGACGCCCCGTGCTCTCTATTCCAGGGTGCAACGCTTTACCATTGCGGGCACCCGCCGGTGCCCGCAATGTGCCACATTGGGCTCAGACCGTGCTCAGCGGAAGATCGGGTCCATGCCGATGTCTTCCAGCGCGGCTGCGCGGGCCTCCATCCAGCCCTCCCTGAATGCGTCCTCGTCCCGCGGCGGATCCTCGGACACGTAATCGCCCCAGGCGATGCGGATGGTGCGGTGACGCTGCACCAACATGTCCTGATGTTCCTGCATTTCGTCGGTCCAGTGACCGGTATCCTTGTAATACTCCACGGCTGCCTCGTGGAACGGGATCACCCACTGCATGTTCTGGTTGTCCAGGGACCAGCCGGCCAGGCCCGGGGCTGCATCCTTGTACTGGTCATTGTCCTCGATCAACACCCGTAGCAGATTGCGGACCATGTCCTCGTCAGCGTCGCGGTTGGCCACCAGGATGGGGTAGGGGTAGCTGGCTCCGATCCAGGGGTTGTCGTCATCGTGGCCGCCAGCGGCAACCGTCACCCGATGCGGCTGGAAGTAGGGCGCCACTTCCTGGAAACGCCCCCATGCATCGCTGTCGTCGGGATCCAGGTGCGGCCAGGTGATGCCACGCGGACTGGCGGCGAGCTGCTGTGCCGGCGGTGCCACGGTCATGGTGAAGGCGGCGTCCGCCTGGTTGCCGATGATGCCCTCGAAGGAGCGGCCGTAGCCGGGGAACTCCACCCGTTCCACGTCATCCCAGGACAGCCCGCCGAAGGCGAGGAACGCCTCGGTACCGATATTCAGGGCATCGTCACCCCGAATGTAGGCGATGCGCTTGCCTTCCAGGTCCGCCGGAGTCTCTACGTTGATGTCGCCGGCCACCGCCAGGCCGAGGCCAAAGTTGGCCTGGGATGTGGCGATGACGCGAATGTCCTGCGGCCCCCAGTCGGGCCCCGAAAACATGAAGACCCCTTCGGCGCCGTAGTAGCTGGCGATCCCGCAGGAGCAAAGCGGCACGCGGCCGGTTTTCAGGGGCGTCATGCGAGCAACGTCGTTCTCGCCGGGGAGAATGCGCACGGATGAGCCGTAGTTGTTCTGCAGGTGATTGCCCAGGGCGGCCATCTGCGTGTAGCCGGCGGAGCCGGTGCCGTAGGCGGTCATGGCAATGCTGCGGGGCAGGTTGATGTCATCGGCGCTGGCAGTGGCGTTCCATGCCAGGGTGAGGCCGAGTGCGCTCGCGGCAAGTGGTTTGATGCTTGTCTTCATGGTTTGCTCCTCCTCGTTTCGGTGTTGTCGTTCTTATGCGCTTTATCGGAACTGTATTCCGAACAGCGGAATCATGCCAGCGTTACGGACCGTTCGCGTCCGAGAGTCGCTCGCTGGGTGCAGGGTTCGGCCCACGACACCAGGTTCCGTTACCGTGTGCCAGTGTGGTATTGAGGATGCCTGGTTCCGGACCTCTGGGATTGCTCGAGATTGTGCCTTGGTACTGATGAGCACCGAACCAGGACAACAGCTGACAACGACAAAGGGGTAGCGAAGTGAAAGCGTTTTTCGAGCCGATGCAGGACGGGCACATTCCGCGCAGCTATCTCTCCCGCGGGCAGATGCGCACGCCCCTGGAGATCCCCGAGCGCACTGGGTACATCCTCAAGGGGCTGGAAGCCGTCGGTGTCCCGGTGGAGCGCCCGGTGGATCACGGCATGCGCGGCATTAACCGCATCCATGACCTGGGCTATCTGCGCTTTCTCGAGGACGCCCATCGGCGCTGGACCGCCGGGCCGGATGACTGGGGCGACGAGGTGATGTCCAATGTCTTCGTGCGCTCGCCGAATCCCCTGCGCGGCATTCTGGCCGAGTCCGCCCGCTACCAGGCCGACGGCAGTTGCCCCATCGGCGAGAAGACCTGGGAGGCTGCGTACTGGTCAGCTCAGACGGCACTCTCTGCCGCCGACGAACTGCTACAGGGGGCGCCGTCTGCGTACGCTGTCTGCCGCCCGCCGGGGCACCATGCCCGCCGGGATGCCGCTGGCGGCTTCTGTTATCTCAACAACGCCGCCATTGCCGCAGCGGCGTTACAGCAGGAGTTTCCCCGCATTGCCATTCTGGACCCGGATATGCACCACGGGCAGGGCATCCAGGAGATCTTCTACCACCGGGATGATGTGCTCTACATCTCCATCCACGGCGATTCCACCAACTTCTACCCCGTGGTCACGGGCCACGAGGACGAGCGCGGCGAAGGCGCCGGTTACGGCTACAACATCAATCTGCCCATTCCCCATGGCTCACCGGAGTCGGCATTCTTCGAGCGGCTGGAGACGGCAATGCACGCAGTGAAGGTGTTCGAGCCGGATGCGCTGATTGTCACCCTGGGTTTTGATATCTACGAAGCGGACCCGCAGGCCAAGGTGGCGGTGTCCCACCAGGGATTCCATCGCCTGGGCCAGGCGGTGGCCGGTGCCGGCGTGCCGCTGCTGGTGGTGCAGGAGGGCGGCTATCACCTGGAGAGTCTCACCGAGAACACCAGGCAGTTCTTCTCCGGCGTGCAAGGGTGATTCGGCGACGCAGGCAACGCGCGGTCCCGGCCCCGCGTCGCCTGCGGCGACCACCTGTTGATCTGGATCAATGGGTCATAACTCGAAATAGATAGTCTGGGGGCACACTTCAGGGAGTTCGGTTCCGGGTTCCGGGCCGGCGGAGCGTGCTGCCCCATGCGACTGACACGACATACCGATTACGCCTTCCGCGCCCTGATCTATCTCGGGTTGCTGGAAAAAGATCAGCTCGCCACCATTGGCAACATTGCCACCGACTACGGCATCTCCAGAAATCATCTCATGAAGGTGATCCAGAAACTCGTCCAGAGTGGTTATGTGCACTCGGTGCGGGGAAAGTTCGGTGGTGTCTGTCTCGGGGTGGCGCCGCGGGATGTACGCCTGGGGGCTGTCGCCCGGGTGACCGAGTCACAGGAGCGCATGCTGGACTGCCGTGACGACAGCTGTCCACTGTCCTCCGACTGTCCACTGCAGGATGCCATGGACGAGGCCATGGACGCCTTCTTTAAGGCGCTGGACCGGTACACCCTGGAGGACATGCTGACGCAGCCGGAGCGCCTGGCGGCGCTGGTTGGCATGGATGGCCGAGGTTTGCCCGCCCGGGTCCGCCGGCATGTGGCTGGGCACTGACGGGGCTGCGGAACGGCGGTGGGGCGTTGCCTGCTATCGTCTTCGCCAGGCGTTCCATACCGGCGGCAGCAGCCGTAGCCCGACAATCGCCGCGAACCCGCCCATGTAGATCACCGGCAGGGCGTAGTCCGCGCGGGTAATGATCCACAAGTGCAGCAGGCCGGCTGCGACTGCCACGTAGCCAAGTCGGTGCAGCCAGTGCCACAGGCTGGATCCCCAGTGCTGGCTCAGGCCCCGCCCGGAAGTCAGCGACAGTGGAATCAGCAGCACCAGGCTGATAAGACCCACCTGAAGGTAACGCAGGTCGGCCATCTCCATGGCGATGAACTCCCACTGCCAGACCATATCCAGCCCGGCCCAGGACACCGCATGCAGCGTCAGGTAGACAAAGGAGGCGATACCCAGGAGCGGGTGCAGCGTGAGTAGCTTCGGTGCACGGAAAACGTGGGCGAGGGTGCCCAGGATCAGCGTCAGCAACAGCAGGCCCAACCCGAACCGCCCGAGGAAATGCACTACGGCTTCCGCCGGATGAAAGCCCAGCTCGCCGGCCTGCCAGGCCCAGTGCAGCCATGCCAGCGGTGCTGCACAGGCAATGCCGGCGAGAAGTTTCAGCAGCAGGGCGACGCGAGCCCAGCCCGAGCCCCGTCGGGTGGCGGTTTCGGTATCAGCCATGGTTGCTCCGGTGCGTGTCGCCGTCAGCGATGCTCGCTGAGATCCATGCTTTCGTAGAGGTGGGCCACGTGCTCACCGTAGCCGTTGAATTTCTCCGTGCGCCGGCGACCGTCCTCGCCGATGCGGCGCTCCGTGGCCTGATGCCAGCGGGGGTGGCGGACCTCCGGATTGACGGTGGCGTAGAAACCGTACTCGTTGGGCCGTTCTGCCTCCCAGGTGGACACGGGCCGCTCTTCCTGCAAGTGGATGCGAACGATGGACTTGATACTCTTGTAGCCGTACTTCCAGGGCACCACCAGGCGTATGGGAGCGCCGTTCTGGTTGGGAAGCACGTCGCCGTACAGGCCCACGGCTAGGATGGTCAGCGGGTGCATGGCTTCATCCATGCGCAGGCCTTCCTTGTAGGGCCAGTCCAGAATGTCGCGGCGTTGTGCCGGCATCTGCTCGGGATCATGCAGCGTCTCGAAAACCACGTACTTGGCCCGCGAGGTGGGGTCATGGCGCTTGAGCAGCTCGGCCAGCGGAAAACCGACCCAGGGGATCACCATGGACCAGGCCTCGACACAGCGCAGTCGATAAATGCGTTCTTCGAAGGTCTGATGCTTGAGAACGTCTTCCAGTCCAAAGGTCCCTGATTTTTCCACTTCGCCGCTGATCTCCAGCGACCAGGGATCCGTCTGGAGCTTGTGTGCGTTCTTGTGGGGATCGTCCTTGCCGGTCCCGAATTCGAAGAAATTGTTGTAGGTCTTGATTGCCTCCTTCGGGGTTTTGTCGCCGTAGGTGGTGAACTCGGTGGCTTTCGCATCCCCGAGGCGACCGGTCCATGACCAGGCGCTGGTGCTCCAGAGCGCTGGTGCCGCCGCCAGCGCCAGGCCACTGGCTGACTGACGCAGAAATTCACGGCGGCGTTCGAAGAGCTGCCGGGGCGTGATTTCGGAAGGCGGCGGCTTGGGGTAGCGAAATGCTCGCATGACGTGCTCCGGTCCGGGGTTTCCAGTCCATGATCATGGAAATGCGTCGTGATGCCAAGCAGTGAAAGGCCAGTTAAAGCATCAAAAAATATGCATTTTTTCTCTGGAAGGAGAGCCCGTAACAAGCAGCGAAATTACTTTTTTACAGTCCGCGTCCCCGGCGGTATGTTTGGACTCAATCCAGACCGGTTTCGAAAGTGATCGCCATCAGGCAACAAGAGAAAAGGAGGGCACCACCAATGCGCTCGATAAGACATACAGGGTTCCTGGCCAGCGCGCTGGTCCTCGCGGGTACAACCACACTGGGCATGGCTGGGCAGGCCATCGCTGACGATGGCTACGGCGAGTACCGGGACAGGTTCGAACCGCTTCCGGCGTTGCCGCCCATCCCGGCGGACAACTCGCTGACCAAGGAGAAGATCGAGCTCGGCAAGATGCTGTTCTTCGAACCGCGAATCTCCTCCAGCGGCGTGATCAGCTGCGCCACCTGCCATAACCCGGCTCTCGGCTGGGCAGACCGGATACCGCAGTCCGTGGGCCACGAGGGGCAGGTGGGTGACCGCAACACGCCGACGGTTCTGAACTCCGGCTTCCTGGATTCGCAGTTCTGGGACGGCCGCGAGCCGGATCTGGAAGGTCAGGCGCTCGGTCCCATCGAGGCGGACGTGGAGATGGCCATGGATCTGGACGAAGCGCTGGAGCGTCTGGACGGTTTCGACGAGTATCATGAAACCTTCGGGAATGCCTTCCCGGATGATGATGATCCCATCAACGCCGATAACGTCGCGCACGCCCTCGCCAGCTTCCAGCGGACCCTGAACACGCCGAACTCACCCTTCGATCGCTACCTGCGTGGTGACATGCAGGCCATGACGGACCAGCAGAAGCGGGGCATGGCCGCGTTCGTGGACAATGGCTGCATCGCCTGCCACCGGGGTCCGGCGCTCACCGATGGTGGCTTCCACCGCTTCGAGTTGCCGGAAGGGCCGACGGACGAGGGGCGCTTCATCGTCACGGGAGAGGAGCGGGACAAGTTCCGCTTCCGCACACCGGGCCTGCGTAACGTGGCTGTGACCTACCCGTACTTCCACAACGGCCAGGTGGACAACCTCCACGATGCTACCCAGCTCATGGCCGAGCAGATGCTTGGCAGCGAACTGGATGACGACACCGTGGATGACATCGTCGCGTTCATGCACGCCCTCACCGGCGAAATGCCCGACGTCAGCTTCCCGGCCCTGCCGTGATCTCCGACACCGTCCCGGTCGCCTCCTTGCGGGGCGGCCGGGACGGGCTGGATGCCTCACCACGTACCCGCCAACCCCGCAAGTGATTGATGGCAGTCGCCTCCTCGCAGGACCGATCCACGCCACGCGACCGAAGAAGGTCCTCCGGCACGCTCTCCCAACTCCTGGCGTTCCTGGGCTCCATGAACCTTGCCATTACCTTGCTGGTGGCGGTGGCCATTGCCTCGGTGATCGGTTCGGTGTTGCAGCAGGATCAGGCCTGGGCCACCTATCAGCAGAAGTTCGGTCCGTTCTGGTTCGAGGTGTACCGGTCCCTGGGGCTCTACGATGTCTACTCGGCGCCGTGGTTCATTGCCATGCTGCTATTTCTGGTGATGTCCACGTCGGCCTGCATCTACCGTCACTCGCCCACGGTCTGGAAGGAGTCCACGCGTTTCCGTGAACGGCAGCGGGATGTCGGACTGCGGGCGCACAGGAACCATCGCGAATGGACCACCGACGACTCCCTGCACGATGCACGGGCGGTTGCTCACCAGGTGCTGGCGAAGCATCGGTTTCGGATCCGTGCCAGTGACGAGGGTGAGCGCGTGGTGCTTGCCGGCATGCGTGGCCGCGCCAACCGCCTGGGGTATGTATTCAGCCACCTCGCCATCGTGGTGATCTGCGTTGGCGGGCTCATGGACGCCAACATGGGCCTGAAATGGCAGGAATGGACGGGACAGTTGCGCATCGAGACGCGCGATGACGTCCCCCTGGGCGAGCTCCACCAGGACAGTCGCCTGCCGCCGCGAAGTACCGCCTTTCGCGGCAACATCAGCCTTCCGGAGGGGGAGGCGGGTCGCGCTGTCTATCTGGATGTCCGCGACGGCTACCTGGCGCAGGAACTGCCCTTTGCCATTGAAGTGGCGGACTTCCGCATCGAATACTGGGACAACGGCGAGCCGCGCGCCTACGAGAGCGATCTCATCATCCATGATCCTGATCTGGATGAACCGCTGCATCGCACGGTGGCGGTGAATGACCCCCTGCATCACCGCGGTCACGCCATCTACCAGTCAAGCTACAGCGATGGCGGCACACGCATGGACCTGCGGCTGTGGCCGCTGCAGTCCACTGCCCGCGAGCCGGTCGACGGAGAAGCCCGCGTCCACGGCCAGCTTCCGGTCAACCTCGGTGAGCGCAGT
The DNA window shown above is from Aquisalimonas sp. 2447 and carries:
- a CDS encoding alpha/beta fold hydrolase, whose product is MRELNRKSRYPALAAILAASGLLVACQTAPGPERSFEVTDMETPRVEPGEATESFWKERVVYPFPVEYATVADDRGMEYEFAYMDEYRGDEPGNAPVLVLVHGKGASAGGFSLLMRDALEAGMRVIAFDLPHYGKSIHGNLDPETYTRTLQDTREAGRELLTEHLGVDSAVFMGHSMGGQWAAGYALEWPGDVDKLILKAPAGLEEYPRNLSLPGGELPWMDPAYKRDFQQWQSVWEPLGRLEQERAQTEQQIRDFYYFQERDPETGETRRADVGFFLQDSDDARFLTETRVGMIDGPEDEYEAWIIAFVRDIYTMGIEVNREADDSLVKRLSELDMPVFLALGEQDPLIPTTAASGNEDMRWDVVRPAHERLSEQGPEPVVKFYDEAAHFIHVDMPEAFNDDVIRFVYGNRISGTEDPANYREPAVQLPDDVEAFLERDRDAVLSGDMDAIMALYHPDYLDQGRDRSDQRQMLSQVVPALSRYEVHLTGFERDGDEAVIEGVVRTNFGSQALPDGARIIREDGDWLWYGNQR
- a CDS encoding alpha/beta fold hydrolase, translated to MSTTMEQETINGLVVERAGDSGPAILFVHGSSGGSWYWHGFMSYFAERGFRSYAVNLRGHGPNPPLPDLGKLSLRDYVEDVRGVVDALGEVILVGHSMGGAIAQVIAQDMPLKAAVFASSAPVAGVKFQNPPMNLWFALHGIKSIPAMLRKKSIKPGYRVAASSLFNCFEKEQRRELWQKLQPESATVAVEVLRGTVDADLSQVRFPMLCMVGTEDRTTIPAMVKEIAEYHGAAYQELPEHGHMFMIEPGWEACAQVLERWLAEQVTGGTSAVDAGSQGAP
- a CDS encoding TRAP transporter permease — translated: MSTPSVETRPPDPEQISGIRTLQGFWAWVPRLAALILTLTALDYLLNLGFFTVITRVEPQFFYTVVTLMLPLVYILWPMWPGASRARVPWYDVALFLFALGVCGYFVYNAEQILDRGWEYGAPDHAIFMSFLFWIVILEATRRAGGLTIALIAAAASLYPLVADVMPGPIQGFPASASETAIYHAMSRESVMGIPLQAFANLVIGFLLFGVALQHTGGGKFFINLAFGLLGHVRGGPAKVAIFSSGLMGSMSGSVITNVMTTGVLSIPAMRRVGFSRSYAGGVEACASTGGVLMPPVMGATAFIMATFLNVPYGHIALAAVVPSVLYFLGLFIQIDAYAARNNLRGLPRSELPSLKRTLKEGWYFIFVFVLLIWMLFFLRREAIAPFYATALLIFINQVLPYQRWGWQEVLNFFSSAAKLFAELIAILAGIGLLIGALSMTGLSGTIANDLIYIAGGNILVLLLMGALTSFIMGIGMTVTAAYIFLAVALAPALIQGGGMNPMAVHLFILYWGMLSFITPPVALGAFAAATIAGSNAMQTGLQAMRLGSVIYFIPFLFVLNPALILQGSLQEIALVLTQALFGVLVIASAMQGYLLFVGDLGRYAILQWPIRGMLVIGGMLIAVPGGGPVPLTNLELSLISAALLIPAVSLAWWSNRRAAYA
- a CDS encoding TAXI family TRAP transporter solute-binding subunit produces the protein MKTSIKPLAASALGLTLAWNATASADDINLPRSIAMTAYGTGSAGYTQMAALGNHLQNNYGSSVRILPGENDVARMTPLKTGRVPLCSCGIASYYGAEGVFMFSGPDWGPQDIRVIATSQANFGLGLAVAGDINVETPADLEGKRIAYIRGDDALNIGTEAFLAFGGLSWDDVERVEFPGYGRSFEGIIGNQADAAFTMTVAPPAQQLAASPRGITWPHLDPDDSDAWGRFQEVAPYFQPHRVTVAAGGHDDDNPWIGASYPYPILVANRDADEDMVRNLLRVLIEDNDQYKDAAPGLAGWSLDNQNMQWVIPFHEAAVEYYKDTGHWTDEMQEHQDMLVQRHRTIRIAWGDYVSEDPPRDEDAFREGWMEARAAALEDIGMDPIFR
- a CDS encoding histone deacetylase family protein; this encodes MKAFFEPMQDGHIPRSYLSRGQMRTPLEIPERTGYILKGLEAVGVPVERPVDHGMRGINRIHDLGYLRFLEDAHRRWTAGPDDWGDEVMSNVFVRSPNPLRGILAESARYQADGSCPIGEKTWEAAYWSAQTALSAADELLQGAPSAYAVCRPPGHHARRDAAGGFCYLNNAAIAAAALQQEFPRIAILDPDMHHGQGIQEIFYHRDDVLYISIHGDSTNFYPVVTGHEDERGEGAGYGYNINLPIPHGSPESAFFERLETAMHAVKVFEPDALIVTLGFDIYEADPQAKVAVSHQGFHRLGQAVAGAGVPLLVVQEGGYHLESLTENTRQFFSGVQG
- a CDS encoding Rrf2 family transcriptional regulator, which produces MRLTRHTDYAFRALIYLGLLEKDQLATIGNIATDYGISRNHLMKVIQKLVQSGYVHSVRGKFGGVCLGVAPRDVRLGAVARVTESQERMLDCRDDSCPLSSDCPLQDAMDEAMDAFFKALDRYTLEDMLTQPERLAALVGMDGRGLPARVRRHVAGH
- a CDS encoding ferric reductase-like transmembrane domain-containing protein, which codes for MADTETATRRGSGWARVALLLKLLAGIACAAPLAWLHWAWQAGELGFHPAEAVVHFLGRFGLGLLLLTLILGTLAHVFRAPKLLTLHPLLGIASFVYLTLHAVSWAGLDMVWQWEFIAMEMADLRYLQVGLISLVLLIPLSLTSGRGLSQHWGSSLWHWLHRLGYVAVAAGLLHLWIITRADYALPVIYMGGFAAIVGLRLLPPVWNAWRRR
- the msrP gene encoding protein-methionine-sulfoxide reductase catalytic subunit MsrP; this translates as MRAFRYPKPPPSEITPRQLFERRREFLRQSASGLALAAAPALWSTSAWSWTGRLGDAKATEFTTYGDKTPKEAIKTYNNFFEFGTGKDDPHKNAHKLQTDPWSLEISGEVEKSGTFGLEDVLKHQTFEERIYRLRCVEAWSMVIPWVGFPLAELLKRHDPTSRAKYVVFETLHDPEQMPAQRRDILDWPYKEGLRMDEAMHPLTILAVGLYGDVLPNQNGAPIRLVVPWKYGYKSIKSIVRIHLQEERPVSTWEAERPNEYGFYATVNPEVRHPRWHQATERRIGEDGRRRTEKFNGYGEHVAHLYESMDLSEHR
- a CDS encoding cytochrome-c peroxidase → MRSIRHTGFLASALVLAGTTTLGMAGQAIADDGYGEYRDRFEPLPALPPIPADNSLTKEKIELGKMLFFEPRISSSGVISCATCHNPALGWADRIPQSVGHEGQVGDRNTPTVLNSGFLDSQFWDGREPDLEGQALGPIEADVEMAMDLDEALERLDGFDEYHETFGNAFPDDDDPINADNVAHALASFQRTLNTPNSPFDRYLRGDMQAMTDQQKRGMAAFVDNGCIACHRGPALTDGGFHRFELPEGPTDEGRFIVTGEERDKFRFRTPGLRNVAVTYPYFHNGQVDNLHDATQLMAEQMLGSELDDDTVDDIVAFMHALTGEMPDVSFPALP